A segment of the Planctomycetia bacterium genome:
TTCTTCGCGATACCGAATTCGCAGCTTGTCGCCTTGGAATTCGTAGATCGCAAAGACGGGAGCGGCGCCGTCGCCGGTCAAGGTGACATCGAACAGCTTCGGCGTTTGCTTATCGTCGAGAGCGTAGCTGCCCGAAAGTTGAAACGCGGGAGCCCCTTTATTGAGGAGCGCGAAGTTCATCTTGCCGTCTTCGAACTTCAAACGAATGGTTTGTTCGTCGCTTTGAATCAGCTCGAACTTCTTGTCGGACGAATCAAACGTCCATGAGCCGACGATGCGCTCGGCATCGGTCTTATTCTTTTCTACGGCGGCTTTCTCTTCCGCCGCATAAACAAGACACGCGGTCAGTGCAGTCCAGACCGCGACCGTGAATCGTAGTCGATGCATCTTCGATCTCCCTATTGCTTGCGAAGGGCTGCCGCCGGCTCAGAGTAAAGCATTCTAGCCGCATCGCACAAGCTTAGAACAATTCAACGATCGATCGCCCTTCGACGAGTCGATAAGGACGTCCCAATGGGTCGCGAAGTTCGGATTCGGGCGAAATGCCGAGGCCGTGGTGAATCGTCGCGAGAATGTCTT
Coding sequences within it:
- a CDS encoding TIGR03067 domain-containing protein, with the protein product MHRLRFTVAVWTALTACLVYAAEEKAAVEKNKTDAERIVGSWTFDSSDKKFELIQSDEQTIRLKFEDGKMNFALLNKGAPAFQLSGSYALDDKQTPKLFDVTLTGDGAAPVFAIYEFQGDKLRIRYREEGGQRPSDFTTPAADCQILTFVREKEPK